The following proteins are co-located in the Paracoccaceae bacterium Fryx2 genome:
- the hisI gene encoding phosphoribosyl-AMP cyclohydrolase has translation MPTIPFASRTSIPQVEEGTSLAPRFDADGHIPVVTTDAQSGEVLMMGVMTVEALRLTIQTGEAHYWSRARQCLWHKGATSGFVQRVVEVRIDDDQDAIWLRVDVAGGASCHVGYRSCFYRAVDADGELRFVENAKVFDPVTVYGDSPNPTQL, from the coding sequence ATGCCCACCATCCCCTTTGCCAGCCGCACGAGCATTCCGCAGGTCGAGGAAGGCACGTCCCTTGCACCCCGATTTGACGCCGATGGCCATATCCCTGTGGTCACGACCGACGCGCAGTCAGGTGAAGTTCTGATGATGGGCGTGATGACGGTGGAAGCTTTGCGCCTGACGATCCAGACCGGCGAGGCGCATTACTGGAGCCGCGCGCGCCAATGCCTGTGGCACAAGGGAGCAACCTCGGGCTTTGTGCAGCGGGTGGTCGAAGTTCGCATTGACGATGATCAGGATGCGATCTGGCTGCGGGTTGATGTGGCGGGCGGGGCGTCGTGCCATGTCGGATATCGGTCGTGTTTCTATCGGGCGGTTGACGCTGACGGCGAGCTTCGATTTGTCGAAAACGCGAAGGTTTTCGATCCGGTCACCGTATATGGTGACTCGCCGAACCCGACGCAGCTGTGA
- a CDS encoding GTP-binding protein — MTASAFPIPVTLLTGFLGSGKTTLLNHLIRDPGMGRVAVIINEFGDIGLDHDLIEEATEEMVLLQSGCLCCTIRGDLVTAMLALLRRQAAGEVAFDRVVIETTGLADPAPILHTLLVERELAQAFRLDGVVTTACAATGPRSLDKQFEAVNQIALADRIVLTKTDLVTPPELRRFEDRLAQINPGAARITADHGRVPPGVLFNISGMHDKAAPDQTLAWVNAAAYAPSKPTVPTQPIGSGNPAYGLFAPNPATDPFASLSMGFHRPSPAAPVSLHDTRINSVSITIDDPIPANLFDFWLDNLIALRGPDILRMKGIVHVEGIPHPFAFHGVQHIFHPPVSLPHWPEGDRKSRIVVIGRDIPRDILDSSLAVLRMRPEQTGSGGMMAQHVQMPF, encoded by the coding sequence ATGACCGCATCTGCATTTCCCATTCCAGTGACCCTGCTGACCGGGTTCCTCGGGTCTGGCAAAACCACGCTGCTGAACCACCTGATCCGTGATCCGGGCATGGGGCGGGTGGCGGTGATCATCAATGAGTTCGGGGATATCGGGCTTGACCACGACCTGATCGAGGAAGCGACCGAAGAGATGGTCTTGCTGCAATCGGGCTGTCTGTGCTGCACCATCCGCGGCGATCTGGTGACGGCGATGCTGGCGCTTCTGCGCCGTCAGGCGGCTGGCGAGGTGGCGTTTGACCGTGTGGTGATCGAGACGACGGGCCTTGCCGACCCTGCCCCGATCCTGCACACGCTGCTTGTTGAGCGGGAACTGGCGCAGGCCTTCCGGCTAGACGGCGTGGTGACGACCGCCTGTGCCGCCACCGGCCCGCGGAGCCTTGATAAGCAGTTCGAGGCAGTCAATCAGATTGCCCTTGCCGACCGGATCGTGCTGACCAAGACCGACCTTGTCACCCCGCCCGAGCTGCGCCGGTTCGAGGACCGCTTGGCGCAGATCAACCCCGGTGCGGCCCGCATCACTGCCGATCATGGCCGCGTGCCACCCGGAGTATTGTTCAACATCAGCGGGATGCACGACAAAGCTGCGCCAGATCAAACGCTGGCTTGGGTCAATGCCGCAGCCTATGCCCCCTCAAAGCCGACAGTACCCACGCAACCGATCGGCAGCGGCAACCCTGCCTACGGGCTGTTCGCGCCGAACCCCGCCACTGACCCCTTTGCCAGCCTGTCGATGGGCTTTCACCGCCCCTCGCCCGCAGCACCCGTCAGCCTGCACGATACCCGGATCAATTCGGTTTCCATCACCATCGATGATCCGATCCCGGCAAATCTTTTCGATTTCTGGCTGGATAACCTGATCGCGCTGCGCGGCCCTGATATCCTGCGCATGAAGGGCATCGTGCACGTCGAAGGCATCCCCCACCCCTTCGCATTCCATGGCGTGCAGCACATCTTTCACCCTCCGGTCAGCCTGCCGCACTGGCCCGAGGGCGACCGCAAAAGCCGGATCGTGGTCATCGGCCGCGACATCCCGCGCGACATTCTGGATAGCAGCCTTGCGGTCCTGCGGATGCGCCCAGAACAAACTGGGTCAGGTGGGATGATGGCGCAGCACGTTCAAATGCCGTTCTGA